One window of the Camelina sativa cultivar DH55 chromosome 1, Cs, whole genome shotgun sequence genome contains the following:
- the LOC104781695 gene encoding two-component response regulator ARR1 isoform X1: MMNPSHGRGLGSAGGSSSGRNQVGGGGGGGETVVEMFPSGLRVLVVDDDPTCLMILERMLMSCLYEVTKCNRAELALSLLRKNKHGFDIVISDVHMPDMDGFKLLEHVGLEMDLPVIMMSADDSKSVVLKGVTHGAVDYLIKPVRMEALKNIWQHVVRKRRSEWSVPEHSGSIEETGDRHLQQHRGGNAAISGGEDAVDDNSSSVNEGNNWRSNSRKRKDEDGEEQGDDKDEDASNLKKPRVVWSVELHQQFVAAVNQLGVEKAVPKKILELMNVPGLTRENVASHLQKYRIYLRRLGGVSHHQGNLNNSFMTGQDASFGPLSTLNGFDLQALAVTGQLPAQSLAQLQAAGLGRPTMVSKSGLPVSSIVDERSIFSFENSKTRFGEGIGHHHGQQQPQQQQPQMNLLHGVPTGLQQQLPLGNRMSIQQQIAAVRAGHSVQNSGMLMQSLPRGPPPMLTSSQSSIRQPMLSNRIPERSGFSGRNNIPESSRVLPTGYTNHLTTQHSSSSLAYNNFQTELPVNSFPLASAPGLSAVPVRKTNSYQEEVNSSEAGFATPSYDMFTTRQNDWDLRNIGIAFDSHQDAESAAFSNSEAYSSSSMSRNNNTTSAATEHVRNHQQQPHPGMVPHHQVYADGNSGSVRVKSERVAADSAAMAFHEQYSNQEDLMSALLKQEGIAPVDGEFDFDAYSIDNIPV; encoded by the exons ATGATGAATCCGAGTCACGGAAGAGGACTCGGATCGGCTGGTGGGTCTAGTTCCGGTAGAAATCAAGtcggtggcggtggtggtggtggtgagacCGTCGTTGAGATGTTTCCATCTGGTCTTCGAGTTCTTGTAGTTGACGATGACCCTACTTGTCTCATGATCTTAGAGAGGATGCTTATGTCTTGTCTTTACGAAG TAACGAAATGCAACAGGGCAGAGCTGGCATTGTCTCTGCTCCGGAAGAACAAACATGGATTTGATATAGTCATCAGTGATGTTCATATGCCTGACATGGACGGCTTCAAGCTCCTTGAACATGTTGGTCTTGAGATGGACTTACCTGTTATTA TGATGTCTGCGGATGATTCAAAGAGTGTGGTTCTCAAGGGAGTGACGCATGGTGCCGTTGACTACCTAATCAAACCAGTACGAATGGAGGCACTCAAGAACATATGGCAGCATGTCGTTCGGAAGAGGAGGAGCGAGTGGAGCGTACCAGAACATTCTGGGAGCATTGAGGAGACAGGGGATAGGCACCTGCAGCAACACAGAGGAGGTAATGCAGCTATTTCTGGTGGTGAGGATGCAGTGGACGATAACTCGTCCTCTGTTAACGAAGGGAACAACTGGAGGAGCAACTCACGGAAGCGGAAAGACGAGGATGGGGAAGAGCAAGGTGACGATAAAGACGAAGATGCGTCTAATTTGAAGAAACCGCGTGTCGTCTGGTCTGTTGAGTTGCATCAGCAGTTTGTTGCTGCTGTTAATCAGCTCGGCGTTGAAA AGGCGGTTCCTAAGAAGATCTTAGAGCTGATGAATGTTCCTGGACTAACCCGAGAAAACGTAGCCAGTCACCTCCAG AAATATCGGATATATTTAAGACGGCTTGGGGGAGTATCTCACCACCAAGGCAATCTAAACAACTCGTTTATGACGGGTCAAGACGCAAGCTTTGGCCCTCTTTCAACATTAAACGGGTTTGATCTTCAAGCGTTAGCCGTCACAGGTCAGCTACCTGCTCAGAGCCTTGCACAGCTTCAAGCAGCTGGTTTAGGCCGGCCTACAATGGTCTCTAAGTCAGGATTGCCAGTTTCCTCTATTGTGGACGAGAGAAGTATCTTCAGCTTTGAAAACTCGAAAACAAGATTCGGAGAAGGGATTGGGCATCATCATGGGCAACAACAACCCCAACAGCAACAACCTCAGATGAATTTACTTCACGGTGTCCCGACAGGTTTACAACAACAGCTTCCTTTGGGTAATAGAATGAGCATTCAACAACAGATCGCTGCTGTTAGAGCTGGACATAGTGTTCAAAACAGTGGAATGCTGATGCAGTCATTGCCCCGTGGACCACCGCCAATGCTAACCTCGTCGCAGTCATCCATTAGGCAGCCAATGTTATCAAACCGCATTCCCGAGAGAAGTGGTTTCTCTGGAAGGAACAATATCCCCGAGAGCAGCCGAGTGTTACCAACAGGTTACACCAACCACCTAACAACACAACACTCATCAAGCTCATTGGCGTATAACAACTTCCAAACAGAACTCCCCGTGAACAGTTTCCCGCTAGCAAGTGCACCAGGCTTATCAGCAGTTCCAGTTAGGAAAACAAATTCTTACCAGGAAGAGGTTAACAGCTCTGAAGCTGGTTTCGCTACCCCAAGCTACGACATGTTCACCACAAGACAGAACGATTGGGATCTAAGGAATATTGGAATAGCCTTTGATTCTCACCAAGACGCAGAATCAGCTGCGTTTTCAAATTCAGAAGCTTACTCTTCTTCATCCAtgtcaagaaacaacaacacaacttCTGCAGCCACCGAGCATGTCCGGAACCACCAGCAACAGCCACATCCGGGAATGGTTCCGCACCATCAGGTGTATGCAGACGGAAACAGCGGTTCAGTGAGGGTGAAATCTGAGAGAGTGGCGGCGGATTCAGCTGCAATGGCGTTTCACGAGCAGTACAGTAATCAAGAAGATCTTATGAGCGCACTTCTTAAGcag GAAGGGATTGCACCGGTTGATGGTGAATTCGACTTCGACGCATACTCGATCGATAACATTCCGGTTTGA
- the LOC104781687 gene encoding probable polygalacturonase, translating to MKMPVALVWLLAFSILLIGGEGSNAICKESFKLDPRPHSVSILEFGAVGDGKTLNTLAFQNAIFYLKSFADKGGAQLYVPPGKWLTGSFNLTSHLTLFLEKGATILASPDPSHWDVVSPLPSYGRGVEIPGKRYRSLINGDNLVDVIITGDNGTFDGQGAAWWEWLESGSLNYSRPHIIEFVSSKNILISNLTFLNAPSVNIHPVYCSHVHIHKVLIETSVDSPYVLGVSPDSSDNVCLEDSTINVGHDAVSLKSGWDQYGINYGRPTTAVHIRNLSLKSPTGAGISFGSEMSGGISDVTVERLNIHSSLVGIAFRTTRGRGGYIRNITISSVDLSGVDTAIFASGHIGSHPDDKFDRDALPVVTHISMRNITGEDIGLAGNITGIGEAPFTSICLADIHLQTRSESWVCSNVSGFSDDVTPEACTELMSSPSSCFGGGSLYGGDAAAQSW from the exons ATGAAGATGCCA GTGGCATTGGTCTGGCTACTGGCATTCAGTATTCTACTGATCGGAGGAGAAGGTAGTAATGCTATCTGCAAGGAGAGTTTCAAGTTAGACCCTAGACCGCACAGCGTTTCCATTCTCGAGTTTGGAGCGGTTGGAGATGGAAAGACGCTGAACACGCTTGCTTTCCAAAACGCTATTTTCTATCTCAAGTCATTTGCGGATAAAGGCGGTGCTCAACTTTATGTTCCACCGGGGAAATGGCTCACTGGAAGCTTCAATCTCACGAGCCATCTCACTCTCTTCTTGGAGAAAGGAGCAACTATTCTTGCATCACCG GATCCATCGCATTGGGACGTTGTCAGTCCTCTACCGTCCTATGGTCGTGGAGTTGAAATTCCTGGAAAGCGGTACAGAAGTTTGATTAATGGAGATAATCTTGTAGACGTAATCATCACcg GTGATAACGGGACATTTGACGGTCAAGGTGCAGCGTGGTGGGAGTGGCTTGAGTCAGGGTCCTTAAACTATAGCCGACCTCATATCATCGAATTCGTCTCTTCCAAAAACATCCTCATATCGAATCTAACCTTCTTAAACGCACCCTCAGTAAACATTCACCCGGTTTATTGTAGTCATGTTCATATCCACAAAGTTTTGATCGAAACATCAGTTGATTCACCATACGTTCTCGGTGTTTCCCCGG ATTCTTCAGACAATGTTTGTCTCGAGGACTCAACGATCAACGTTGGCCACGACGCGGTCTCTCTCAAAAGTGGTTGGGACCAATACGGCATAAACTACGGCCGTCCAACCACAGCTGTTCATATTCGGAACCTCAGCTTAAAGTCTCCCACTGGCGCCGGAATCTCCTTCGGCAGCGAGATGTCAGGGGGAATCTCTGACGTGACCGTCGAGCGACTTAACATACACAGCTCACTTGTAGGCATAGCCTTCAGAACCACCAGAGGCAGAGGAGGTTACATCCGTAATATCACAATCTCCAGCGTCGATCTCTCCGGCGTTGACACAGCCATCTTCGCCAGCGGACACATCGGGTCGCATCCGGATGATAAATTCGACCGGGACGCACTCCCTGTCGTGACACACATCAGCATGCGGAATATCACCGGAGAGGATATAGGATTGGCCGGTAACATCACCGGGATAGGAGAAGCTCCGTTCACGTCGATATGCCTAGCGGATATTCATTTACAAACACGTTCAGAATCTTGGGTTTGCTCCAACGTCTCTGGTTTCTCAGACGACGTAACACCGGAGGCTTGTACAGAGCTCATGAGTTCTCCATCGTCGTGCTTTGGTGGTGGTAGCTTATACGGTGGAGATGCGGCGGCTCAGTCGTGGTAA
- the LOC104781695 gene encoding two-component response regulator ARR1 isoform X2 yields MPDMDGFKLLEHVGLEMDLPVIMMSADDSKSVVLKGVTHGAVDYLIKPVRMEALKNIWQHVVRKRRSEWSVPEHSGSIEETGDRHLQQHRGGNAAISGGEDAVDDNSSSVNEGNNWRSNSRKRKDEDGEEQGDDKDEDASNLKKPRVVWSVELHQQFVAAVNQLGVEKAVPKKILELMNVPGLTRENVASHLQKYRIYLRRLGGVSHHQGNLNNSFMTGQDASFGPLSTLNGFDLQALAVTGQLPAQSLAQLQAAGLGRPTMVSKSGLPVSSIVDERSIFSFENSKTRFGEGIGHHHGQQQPQQQQPQMNLLHGVPTGLQQQLPLGNRMSIQQQIAAVRAGHSVQNSGMLMQSLPRGPPPMLTSSQSSIRQPMLSNRIPERSGFSGRNNIPESSRVLPTGYTNHLTTQHSSSSLAYNNFQTELPVNSFPLASAPGLSAVPVRKTNSYQEEVNSSEAGFATPSYDMFTTRQNDWDLRNIGIAFDSHQDAESAAFSNSEAYSSSSMSRNNNTTSAATEHVRNHQQQPHPGMVPHHQVYADGNSGSVRVKSERVAADSAAMAFHEQYSNQEDLMSALLKQEGIAPVDGEFDFDAYSIDNIPV; encoded by the exons ATGCCTGACATGGACGGCTTCAAGCTCCTTGAACATGTTGGTCTTGAGATGGACTTACCTGTTATTA TGATGTCTGCGGATGATTCAAAGAGTGTGGTTCTCAAGGGAGTGACGCATGGTGCCGTTGACTACCTAATCAAACCAGTACGAATGGAGGCACTCAAGAACATATGGCAGCATGTCGTTCGGAAGAGGAGGAGCGAGTGGAGCGTACCAGAACATTCTGGGAGCATTGAGGAGACAGGGGATAGGCACCTGCAGCAACACAGAGGAGGTAATGCAGCTATTTCTGGTGGTGAGGATGCAGTGGACGATAACTCGTCCTCTGTTAACGAAGGGAACAACTGGAGGAGCAACTCACGGAAGCGGAAAGACGAGGATGGGGAAGAGCAAGGTGACGATAAAGACGAAGATGCGTCTAATTTGAAGAAACCGCGTGTCGTCTGGTCTGTTGAGTTGCATCAGCAGTTTGTTGCTGCTGTTAATCAGCTCGGCGTTGAAA AGGCGGTTCCTAAGAAGATCTTAGAGCTGATGAATGTTCCTGGACTAACCCGAGAAAACGTAGCCAGTCACCTCCAG AAATATCGGATATATTTAAGACGGCTTGGGGGAGTATCTCACCACCAAGGCAATCTAAACAACTCGTTTATGACGGGTCAAGACGCAAGCTTTGGCCCTCTTTCAACATTAAACGGGTTTGATCTTCAAGCGTTAGCCGTCACAGGTCAGCTACCTGCTCAGAGCCTTGCACAGCTTCAAGCAGCTGGTTTAGGCCGGCCTACAATGGTCTCTAAGTCAGGATTGCCAGTTTCCTCTATTGTGGACGAGAGAAGTATCTTCAGCTTTGAAAACTCGAAAACAAGATTCGGAGAAGGGATTGGGCATCATCATGGGCAACAACAACCCCAACAGCAACAACCTCAGATGAATTTACTTCACGGTGTCCCGACAGGTTTACAACAACAGCTTCCTTTGGGTAATAGAATGAGCATTCAACAACAGATCGCTGCTGTTAGAGCTGGACATAGTGTTCAAAACAGTGGAATGCTGATGCAGTCATTGCCCCGTGGACCACCGCCAATGCTAACCTCGTCGCAGTCATCCATTAGGCAGCCAATGTTATCAAACCGCATTCCCGAGAGAAGTGGTTTCTCTGGAAGGAACAATATCCCCGAGAGCAGCCGAGTGTTACCAACAGGTTACACCAACCACCTAACAACACAACACTCATCAAGCTCATTGGCGTATAACAACTTCCAAACAGAACTCCCCGTGAACAGTTTCCCGCTAGCAAGTGCACCAGGCTTATCAGCAGTTCCAGTTAGGAAAACAAATTCTTACCAGGAAGAGGTTAACAGCTCTGAAGCTGGTTTCGCTACCCCAAGCTACGACATGTTCACCACAAGACAGAACGATTGGGATCTAAGGAATATTGGAATAGCCTTTGATTCTCACCAAGACGCAGAATCAGCTGCGTTTTCAAATTCAGAAGCTTACTCTTCTTCATCCAtgtcaagaaacaacaacacaacttCTGCAGCCACCGAGCATGTCCGGAACCACCAGCAACAGCCACATCCGGGAATGGTTCCGCACCATCAGGTGTATGCAGACGGAAACAGCGGTTCAGTGAGGGTGAAATCTGAGAGAGTGGCGGCGGATTCAGCTGCAATGGCGTTTCACGAGCAGTACAGTAATCAAGAAGATCTTATGAGCGCACTTCTTAAGcag GAAGGGATTGCACCGGTTGATGGTGAATTCGACTTCGACGCATACTCGATCGATAACATTCCGGTTTGA